The following coding sequences are from one Caminibacter pacificus window:
- the uvrB gene encoding excinuclease ABC subunit UvrB: MFKLNSNFKPTGDQPQAIEKLSNCIKKGSRYNTLIGVTGSGKTFTMANIIQKLQIPTLILTHNKTLAAQLYSEFKEFFPQNHVEYFISYYDYYQPEAYLPRQDLFIEKDSSINAELERLRVSATASLLEYDDVIVVASVSALYGLGNPLEYKKMVAKIAVGDEINQREFMLRLLSMGYTRNDKYFERGNFRVNGEVIDIFPTYFEDDVIRVEFFGDEIDRIYTIDYITNEKLQDLKEITIYAANQFIVGQNRLAEAIQNIEKELQERLKEFEKQGKIIEYQRLKQRTEFDLEMLETTGTCKGIENYARHLTGKKPGETPYSLLDYFEIKGKPYLVIVDESHVSLPQFRGMYNGDRARKEVLVEYGFRLPSALDNRPYKFDEFINKAPHYLFVSATPGEYELEISTCVAEQIIRPTGLLDPIVELLPSENQVATLYDRAKEVIARGEKVLVTTLTKKMAEELQKYYLEMGLKVKYMHSDIDVVERNEIIRGLRSGEFDMLIGINLLREGLDLPEVSMVAILDADKEGFLRSETSLIQTMGRAARNVNGRVLMFASKIEEPIILDDDLEVLEKIKDKITGSMYRAIKTTISRRIKQKEYNKKHGITPKSTVRKLDKSLKEEGYEAIAKELKNKNKIPAKEKKAIIAKLRKEMQEAAKALEFEKAAMLRDKIEELKKMK, translated from the coding sequence TTGTTCAAATTAAATTCTAACTTCAAACCAACGGGAGACCAACCCCAAGCTATCGAGAAACTCAGCAATTGCATAAAAAAAGGAAGCAGATATAATACTTTAATTGGTGTTACCGGAAGTGGCAAAACCTTTACTATGGCCAATATTATACAAAAACTTCAAATTCCGACCTTAATTCTAACGCACAATAAAACATTAGCGGCGCAGCTTTACAGCGAATTCAAAGAATTTTTCCCACAAAACCACGTAGAATATTTCATAAGTTATTACGACTATTATCAACCAGAAGCCTACCTTCCAAGACAAGATTTGTTTATCGAAAAAGATAGCTCTATTAACGCGGAGCTTGAAAGGCTTAGAGTCAGTGCAACGGCAAGTTTGCTTGAATACGACGACGTTATAGTGGTTGCTTCCGTCTCAGCGCTATACGGTCTTGGTAACCCTCTTGAATATAAAAAAATGGTAGCGAAAATCGCCGTGGGCGATGAAATAAATCAACGTGAGTTTATGCTTAGACTCCTTAGTATGGGGTACACAAGAAACGACAAATATTTCGAAAGAGGAAATTTCAGAGTAAACGGAGAAGTAATAGACATCTTCCCGACATATTTCGAAGATGACGTAATAAGAGTCGAATTCTTCGGAGATGAGATAGATAGAATCTATACTATCGACTATATCACAAATGAAAAATTACAAGACCTAAAAGAAATCACAATTTATGCTGCAAATCAATTTATCGTAGGTCAAAACCGCTTGGCAGAGGCGATTCAAAATATCGAAAAAGAGCTTCAGGAAAGACTAAAAGAGTTTGAAAAACAAGGCAAAATTATAGAATATCAACGCTTAAAACAAAGAACCGAATTTGATCTTGAGATGCTTGAAACTACGGGTACTTGTAAAGGAATAGAAAACTACGCAAGACACCTAACGGGCAAAAAACCGGGCGAAACGCCTTATTCACTACTTGATTATTTCGAAATAAAAGGAAAGCCTTATTTGGTAATTGTGGATGAAAGTCATGTAAGTTTGCCGCAATTTCGCGGAATGTATAACGGAGACAGGGCCAGAAAAGAAGTGCTTGTGGAGTATGGATTCAGACTTCCAAGCGCGCTTGATAACAGACCTTATAAGTTTGACGAATTCATAAATAAAGCGCCTCATTATCTATTCGTATCGGCAACTCCCGGAGAATACGAGCTTGAAATTTCAACATGCGTAGCAGAACAAATCATCCGTCCTACAGGTCTTCTTGACCCTATCGTAGAGCTGCTGCCAAGCGAAAACCAAGTAGCCACGCTTTATGACAGAGCAAAAGAAGTAATTGCAAGAGGCGAAAAAGTACTTGTAACGACCCTAACAAAAAAAATGGCCGAAGAGCTTCAAAAATATTATCTTGAAATGGGACTTAAAGTAAAATATATGCACTCAGACATCGACGTAGTTGAGAGAAACGAAATAATAAGAGGACTTAGGTCGGGTGAATTTGATATGCTAATCGGAATCAACCTGCTTAGAGAAGGACTTGATTTGCCTGAAGTTTCGATGGTGGCAATTTTAGATGCAGATAAAGAGGGATTTTTAAGAAGTGAAACTTCTCTAATTCAGACGATGGGAAGGGCTGCTCGTAACGTAAACGGACGGGTTTTGATGTTTGCAAGCAAAATAGAAGAGCCGATAATTCTTGATGATGACCTTGAAGTACTTGAAAAAATAAAAGATAAAATAACTGGCTCGATGTATAGAGCGATTAAAACCACCATTTCAAGACGTATCAAACAAAAAGAATACAATAAAAAACACGGTATTACACCAAAAAGTACCGTTAGAAAACTTGATAAATCCTTAAAAGAAGAAGGTTACGAAGCAATTGCAAAAGAGCTTAAAAACAAAAATAAAATTCCGGCTAAAGAGAAAAAAGCGATAATCGCAAAACTGAGAAAAGAGATGCAAGAAGCTGCAAAAGCACTTGAATTCGAAAAAGCGGCAATGCTAAGAGATAAAATAGAAGAGCTTAAAAAAATGAAATAA
- a CDS encoding gamma carbonic anhydrase family protein gives MILRYKDDFPKIHPSAWIAPSADIIGDIEIGEDSSVWFGCVVRGDVHYIKIGKRTSIQDLSMIHVTHYKKEKKIGDGFPTIIGDDVTIAHRVMLHGCKIGNACLIGMSATILDGAEIGDESIVGAGALVTGGKKFPPRSLILGSPAKVVRELTDEEVENIYKNAQNYVKYKNEYIDFIR, from the coding sequence ATGATTTTACGCTACAAAGACGATTTTCCAAAAATTCATCCGAGTGCCTGGATTGCTCCGAGTGCCGATATTATCGGGGATATCGAAATAGGAGAAGACAGTAGTGTTTGGTTCGGGTGTGTTGTTAGAGGCGACGTTCATTATATTAAAATAGGAAAACGCACATCCATTCAGGATTTGAGTATGATTCACGTAACTCACTATAAAAAAGAAAAGAAAATCGGAGACGGATTCCCGACTATTATAGGCGATGACGTAACAATCGCGCACCGCGTAATGCTACACGGCTGTAAAATAGGAAATGCTTGTCTTATAGGAATGAGTGCGACTATTCTTGACGGAGCCGAGATAGGAGACGAGTCGATTGTAGGAGCCGGCGCGCTGGTTACGGGCGGTAAAAAGTTTCCTCCAAGAAGCCTTATTTTAGGAAGCCCGGCAAAAGTAGTCAGAGAACTCACCGACGAAGAAGTCGAAAATATATACAAAAACGCACAAAATTACGTCAAATACAAAAACGAATATATTGATTTTATAAGGTAG